TCAAGAGTGTAGCTAATCGTAACGATAAAGCTGTTTTACCACTCGCTGTTGGTCCAACAATCACAATGTGATGCATTACAGTTGATATTCTTTCATGATGACTTTATCGTTTGAAAACCGCACTCCCTCTGCAATAAGTAGCTGCTTTTGTTGAGTTGGACCACCTGGTACATACCCATGTGCCAATCTACCGTCAGCGTATACCAAGCGATGCCAAGGCAAAAGAGGATCGCCAAAATGCGCAATTTGGCCCACCACCCGAGCAGCCCCTGGGTGACCACACCAAACAGCAAGTTGGCTATACGAAATAACAGAGCCTGCTGGTACTTTGGCTATTTCTGCATACACAGCTTTTGTAAAATCACTCCTCGGTTGCATGGTTCGCTATAATGTCGTTTTAGTGGTTCGTGTTTTTGCTTCGTTGGCTACTGTTTTTAAGAAATTATCAATTTTTATCGGATGCTCCAGCTGTACTTCTATGTCATTACGAATACGCGGTGTTGTTTCACCACTTTCGACTTCTTTTTCACCAATAACAATTGTGTATGGTATCTTCATCTTTTCAGCATTACGTATCTTTTTTCCTACGGAGTCATTTGCATTATCTACACTGGTGCGTAAACCAAGCTGTTTTGCTTTTTCATGAGCTTTCTCTGCCACTTGTACTACCGGAGTTGTTTGATTAACCGTTATAAAACGAACCTGTTCTGGGGCCAGCCAAACTGGAAATCTGCCAGCATAGTGCTCTATAAGGAGCATAATAAACCGCTCAAACGAACCGAGAATTGCACGATGTATCATTACTGGGATAGCGTCTTTGCCATCTTCATTAACATACGTTAGCCCAAAGCGTTTGGGCATAGCAAAGTCTAGCTGAATGGTCGCGAGCTGCGTTTCACGGCCTAGCGCATCTTTAAACATAAAGTCTAGTTTAGGACCATATATTGCAGCTTCTCCTTCCATTTTTTTAGCACCTAATCCATGGATGTCTGATACCTCTTGTAACATTTGCTCTGCAACTTCCCAGTCCGCTGTATCCCCAATGTACGCATCTGGGTTAGCATAATCCCTAACCGAAAGTGACACCCAATGATTACCCCACAACCCAAGAGATTCATAAAAATCACGGATGATTTCAACGATGATAGAAGCTTCTTCCTTGATTTGATCAGCACGACAAAATGTGTGTCCATCATCTACCGTAAAACCTCTTGTTCTTTGAAGCCCGCCGAGCTGGCCTGGCTTTTCGTCCCGATATTGCATAGTCTGCTCAACGTAGCGCAGTGGCAAATCTCTGTAGCTTCTAGGGTGTCCAGCGTATATCTGGGTATGGTGCGGACAGTTTACAGGCTTTAAAACAAAATCTTGTTCATAATGACTCTTTACATGAAATAATTCACCGCTAAATTTCTGAGCATGCCCAGATGTTTCATATAGTTCTATCTTAGCAATATGCGGTATAGACACTTGCCTCATACCATATTGTCTACCGATTTCATTTAAAGCATTTCGCAATTCTTCAATTAATACGGCCCCGTTAGGAGTATACAAGGGTAAACCAGGGCCAACGAGATCTGAAAAGGTAAACAAATCTAACTCTTGGCCGAGTTTGCGATGATCTCGTTTTTTCGCTTCTTCAAGCATTTGTAAATATTCGTCTAGTTCTTGTTTTGACCCAAATGCTACCCCATAGAGGCGCTGCATCTGAGGATTATTCTCTTTCCCCCTCCAATACGCGCCCGCTACACGCATCAGTTTAAAAGCACCAATGTCCTTCGTGCTCTCTACGTGTGGACCTCGGCACAAATCTGTAAAACTACCACTAGTGTAAAAAGATACTGTTTCTACTTTGCTCGTACCTTGTGATGGCAAGCCGAGTTCTTCTGTGTCTATGTCTTTTGCACTTGTCGTGCCAGACCGCTTAAGATCATTCAATAACTCTACCTTGTATGGTTGGTCTGATTGCTCCGCCCACACAATAGCATCTTGAATAGATTTTTCTGTTTTGACAAATGAAACGTTGCTCTTGATAATCTCTTTCATTTTCTTTTCTATTTTTGAAAAATCATCTTCAGAAATTGTCGTATTGCCTAAATCGATATCATAATAAAAACCATTTTCTATTACTGGTCCGACGCCAAATTTAGCATGAGGCCAAAGCTGTCCTACGGCGTCTGCCATTATGTGTGCCAAACTATGGCGCATTGCGTGTAGTTTTTGATCAGTCATGTCGTAAAATCCTTACCTTTTCACTTGCCTTCTTGTATATTGTACTCCATAACTAACACCTCTGTACTAAAAAAGCGATGTTATCTTACCTCGCAGCAACCTTTTAAAGGTTATAAGACAACATCGCTAGCGATGAATAGATGTGTACCCATCGTAGCCGATCGTTCGGCGTCAACACACCTGATAAAACTTCACCTGTACGTAGTAGTATATACAGGCTAGCCTTTTTTTACTAGTATCATTTTGTTAGCTTATCCACAGATGTGGATACTTGCGTGCCGAGAGGTGTTATTGTTATACTCACAAGTGTTATGTGCAACCTATTGTGCGCACATAACAATGAGTGTGGTACTTACGCCAAAAGTGTTTAAGCGATACCAGTATCGTTTTAAGTAATGCACTTGGTTAACAATTAGATGCCTTGTACCATTCGCTTAGTTGGGTCCTTAGCTCAGTTGGCTAGAGCGCTTCCTTGACGTGGAAGAGGTCAGAGGTTCGAATCCTCTAGGACCCACCATATAATTACATCTTAAAAAAATAGTGCGCAGTTACGGTCTTGAAACATTTTTTACGTACTTATACCTATACACAAGCAGCCATCAAGGCTGTTTTTTATACCTACTCTTATATATTGTTTTATATCATATATGTTTAAGTTTTTAGATAATAGTAAATTACTCGTTGTATATGTATTGACATAAGTATACCACCCTGCTATAATGGTTACGTTAAACGAGGCGTTTAGCTTGAGTAACAATTCACCGTTAGAAAGCTTTCAGCTATTCTACGAAGAACTGCACTCATCTAAGGTGTTCATCAACAGAATTCGACGATCACGTCGTATGGCCACACAAAACACCAATTAGATTCAGTTCGAAACCAAGCTTAATACCCCAGTCACATGACTGGGGTATTATTTATATCCCCACATTTATAGGCACTTATCCACTAGCGTTTTTAACAGCATAATGTCAATATAATGACATGGTTTGTATATATTGTGGTCATAAAACTATTGTTGCTAACTCGCGCTATAAGAAAAAAAACGCTGTTGTCTGGCGAAGACGGTTATGCACTCATTGCGGCGCTATAACGACTACATTTGAGGAATACGACTATTCTACTGCCTTGGTGGTAAAGAAACGCTCAGGAGCGCTCCAGGCGTTCCAGAAGGATAAACTACTCCTAAGTATTGCAAAGGCCACCGAACATCGCCAAGGGAGCACGCAAGCTGCCAGTGAGTTAACAACTACTATCATTTCGCGTATCTTAAAACAAAAACCTATACAAACTACAATTTTAAGCAAAGATATATCATCTGTAGCTAGTTTAGTTCTAAAACACTACGATGCAGCAAGCGCTGTAAAATACTTGTCATTTCAGGCTCCGACTAATTTATCTAGAGATATACGCAAGATGCTTCAGTAACCTACGATTTTGCGTGATTACTTCTTAATAGCCTTTGTGGTGACATCAAATTTGCCAAGGTATTTACCAAACATCAGCCTTGTTTGAGAATACAGCGCTGCAAAACTACTGTAGATAATCGTAGTTAGCGGTAAGAGAACCCATTGTAATAACATTGGTATCCAGTGGTGAGCCTTATAACGTGGTGGTTTAGGTGGTAGTAACCTAATGCTAAGGTAAATACTTAGAAAGAGCCCTGCCATAGCTATACGTTGGATATAACTAGCGATGACAGGCAGTTGGTTCGCAATATAACTATCGCCTGCCTCTGGTGCAATATACAGTGGTACAAACGCTCCTAACAGCAGTAGCAGGGGCGCAGTTGCCCACGAAAGGTGCCCTTCTATTAATCTGGCGGTTTTAAATAACAAGTCTACTTTAGGGACGGAATTTTTTCTTCTCCAGCCAGCGTTAAGTACATACGCTATGTCTGAAGCACCCCAGGCCCATCGGCGAATTTGTATAAACTGTGCTTTGAGTGTTTTGCGATACGTAACATCTAGCACGGCATCTTGATATATAGGCACCAGCATAGGGTGAACCTCGTGCTGGCCGTTATAGGCAAAGTATGTTCGCCAGAATTGATGGCCGTCCTCTACAATCGTACGTGTACTCCAAAAATCTGTGTCTTGTAGTGTCTTTAGCGTCTGCGAATGTGATGCAAAGTTGCGAATCATGTGTGGCCGTAGCCCTAAAACAATATTCCAAAATGAATTACCAGTTGCGATAACACGCATTGGCGCAGGCACATCCCATATATTGTTCGTAAAAATAGATATAGGTTGGAACGATGCGTGAATGGGGTCTGGACACGCTAAATAGGCATATGAAACTGCGGCAAAATATTGATGATGTGGCCTATTATCAGAATCTAATGTCGTAACGATCACATTGCGAGCCGGAATGTTTTGTTGTTTAAAGTAATCATCTACTCTGCGCCCAGCATACGTGATATTGCCACCCTTACCGATAACCTCATGAGGAATATCTTTTGGATGCACGACCATTTCTAAATGTTTGAACAGTTTTTTATGTTTTACAACTAGCGCTTGCATATTTTTACGCACTTCTGCTCCACCACGCTCTTCTACTGCAAGTATTACCACCATTTTATCTAGAGGAAAATTGCTACTCGCCACACTTAAGATTGTTGGTTCTACGACTTCTGGCGATTCGTTATAAACAGCGATAATCACTGCTTGGTATAGTTCACTCAGCCGAGCACGATCACCTTTTCGAGCCTGATGACGTATCATATTGCGATAGTGCCACTGCGGTGAAATTCCCTCTGGATACCGTAAGAATGCTGGTTCAGGATTATCGAGCTCTTGGGCATGGCTATACCAATCTAGAGACGTACTCTGCTGAAGTTTCTTGTAACCCTGCGCCATACGAACATTCATAAAAAATGTTTTAAAGAACCACATTAACAAATAAGCGACGATAAAATACGCAGCCAGTATCGGTGCAATAAAACTCAATACAAATGGTAACGATAAAGTCAGCCACGTCAGCACACCAGGTACCATTTCAAATAACCGATATATCTTACCGCGCTCAGAGACTAAAGGAATCTCTATGTTTTTCATTAGCGTAGGTTATAAATTGCGTTACTCACCACAAACAACATAACAAGCACAATAAGCGTTAGTGATAACAACAAGACGCTCATGAGCCTTTTTTGAGTAAAGAATTTAGCGCTTAGTATAATAGCAACGGCTGCAAAAAATACTGATGCAATCGCAAAACTGTACAATTCCGAGGTATCTGCTCTGCTATACCCTGTTAATAATTCGGCTGCTTGGTACCTTACAATGGCAACGGACTTGCTCGTATCTATACGTATGACCGAGGCAATGACGTTTAATAACGCAGTTGCAACAATAGCTATATTTAAAAATAAGATTGGTCTATCTTGAAAGTATTTTTTTGTGAACATCAGTACTATTATACATTACATCCATAGGTACACAGAGAACAAAAAGAGTGCTCGTTTATTGATAGTGTACTGTTATGGGTTAGTTGGTGCGGGTGGCGGGAGTCGAACCCGCGTTTCAGCCTTGGGAAGGCTGCATAATAGCCGTTATACGACACCCGCTGGAGCCACCTAGCGGAGTCGAACCGCTGACCTACGCGTTACGAGTGCGTTGCTCTACCAGCTGAGCTAAGGTGGCACATGCCGTTACCATTACTAGTGTACTAAATCTACCCCTGTTTTTGTAGCATACCCTGTGCAGCATGCCTGCAACGTGCATTTTTACACATTTTAATAATATACACGCATCGCATCGCGAACAAGAATGTCTGTTCCCTTTGATACAATATTGTTATATCAGTACTAGTATAGTAAACCATACCCTGCCGAGCCAATCATAGAAAAAGAGTATGAATAGTTGCCATAGCAAGGGTACGAGCCAGCTATGGGCTAAATGCCAATGGACACGACTGCCACGTTGCAAAATACGCTTGTCTCTGTTACCATAGGTTGTGCTATTTTAGTGCCAAAACCATGGGCTCGTGGTGTAGAGGCCTAACATGCCTCCCTGTCACGGAGGAGATCGCCGGTTCGAATCCGGTCGGGCCCGCCAAGAAAATAGTCTCAACCTTTGTTGGGGCTTTTTTTATTGACACGCTCGCCTACACTACAGGCAATTGTTGGATACTTTTAATAGCACCATGCTCCACAATTACTTGTATGCAAACGACGCGATTGAAGAACTTGTTAGCTGAACACTCTTTAGTATATTTGCTACCCCGTCTAAACGTTCGCTAAAAACATACTGTTGCTAGAAAGTATATTAATCTATTTTTACGTAAACAGTCGCTGGTTTTTGAGCTTTGTAATCATTAAGGTATTCTGCCAACTCTTTATACTTAAATACAATATGTGCAGCTTTGATTTTTTCGCCCTCAAAGCCAAGGTGCTTGACGATAGCTAAGCCATTATCTAATACTATCACCCCTGAAACATCGCCCGGCTGCATAGCGGTAAGAGCTTCGTATTCTTGTGGTAAATAAGCTTTATTTGCATCAACTATACCCAAATTGCCACCATTTTCTTTCGTGCCAATATCATCTGAGGACTCCTGTGCGGCAGTGGCAAAATCCTTACCTGCAGAGATCTCTGCTAATACTGTATCTGCCTTGGCCCGTACAGATGGATCAAGTGCTTGTACAACCTTGGCATTAAGTAATTGTTGCTTAATACTACGTCTAAAATCAGCAATACTCCAATCATAATTAGAGCGTAAGACTTCTTCGAATACTTGCTGCTCACTGCCTAGTAGCCCAAGTTTTTTAAGAGTATCAATCTGAGAGTTGACTTCATCTTCGCTGACAGTAATACCTTTTTCTCTTGCTATCTTTTCGGCGTACGTATTATTAATGATAAGATCGCGTATTTTTTTCTTTTCTTCTTGTAATTGCTGGGCACCTTGTTCACTGGTAAAGTCTACCCCACCTTTTTCTTCAAAAAAGTGAATCAGATGGCGAAGTTCAAATAAATATTCCTCATACGGAACATACGTACCATCAACTTTTGCAAATGGTAGCGGTACCACTTTAGTAATCTGATAGGCAAATGCAGAAGTAGATTGAAATTTATACAAACTAAGAATGGTGTACGTGGCAAAGCCTACAATAAGAGCTACCAAAATACTAACAGATACTATAACAATTCGATGTCGCGAATGCTGCAAGGGGTAGATGTATTTTTTGGCACCAGAAATGACTTCTTCTCTGTGTTTGCTCACGGTATCGTTGGTAATACGAGGAATAGCGTCGTCTGTTACAGATCGCGCTTGCTTTTTACGAACCCGCGGCGTTAAAAAACGTCGGGCGCGTTTGCTGCCTGGTATTGATGATTTTTTACTATCTTTCATTCACTATTCGTTACTTGCAGGAACTGCTGTTGTCACCCCTAATTCTCGCAAGATGTGTGTCAGACGTTTCTGGATTGCTCTTGGGTGATGTACGTGGTGTATAACGAGCTCGCCAACATATGTCTGTATTACTATTGTACCAAATCCAAGCAAAGATTGCTCTAGGCCTTTTACTTGGTACGATACTGTTTGAATTTTATTTATACCAATATCAACAACGCTGCGGTTCCATAAGCCTTTTTGGCTAATCTGAATAAACCGTTGGTCTGTAACTATATATACCGTAAAGTACCAGCCTATCCATGAATAAAATAATGTACATACAAATAGTAAAAGGCCAATTGCTAAGCCACCAAAGAATACTTGAAACGTAGGCCAAATAAGTGATGGCAAGACACCTGCGAGTAAAAACAATGAACTAAAAATAAGCGCTTTACGCATCACTATAGGGTGCTTTCTAAACATGTAAAGCATTTCTTCGTCGTCAAATTGGTCTGCAAAATATTTTTGTGGCATAGTGCTATAGCTATTTTACTACGGTTTTGTACTTTTTTGTGCCTGGTATAGTATATATAAGGAGTTATGGCCTGGTAGTTCAATGGATAGAACACCACCGTCCTAAGGTGGGTGTTGGGGGTTCGATTCCCTCCCAGGTCACCATTACAAAATACCTCGCTCTATGGCGAGGTATTTTGTAATCATAACTTTCGTTTGTGTCTAGCGTACGTATAAATGTAACTTACAAACTATTTTTTACCTACACTCGGGTTAACACTTCGTGAACGGTTTCGTATTCAAATAGTTCACTATCGTCAAACCACATGGCAATTTCTTTTTCTGCTTCTTCTACAGTCCCAGAAGCATGTATTAAATTAGCAGCACCTTTCTTTTTTAACGATGCCCTCCCTAGACTTAAATGAGCATAATCGCCCCTGATTGTTCCTGGAGCAGAATCTTTTGGACCGGTACTGCCAACCATTTTTCTAACAACCTCTACCGCATGGCCGCCTTCGAGCACGGCTGCAATAACTGGCGAGCTCCTCATAAATTCTCTGGTTGCTGTCACAATCATTTCACCAATTTCTTCGGCAGTTTCTTTATAATCTATACCGTAATTATCCCAGTCTTTTTTTGTTTTATTACCAACAATAGGCACAAGTGCGTCAGGGTAATGCTTCGTTACAAGGTCTTGGCTTGGAGTCATCATTTTAAGGCCAATTATTTTTAAGCCTGCTTTTTCAAATCGTGTTAAGATTTCGCCCGCAATGGCTCGTTTTATTGTATCCGGCTTTAATATTATGAGTGTTCGTTCCATATCTATCCTTTCATTTGCTTGTCTATATAATACCAGTCACAAGCAATACTGATAAGACTGCCGCTAAACCAATACGGTACCAACCAAAATCTCGCAAACCCCGCGTACTAAGTAACTTAAGTAAAAAGCCTATAGCAAATAGGCCACTCGCAAACGAAACAATGTTACCAACAAGCACAACACCAACATTAGACGACACGTATGACCAGCCACCGTCTAGAAGCATTACTTTAGTAGTAGCACCAGCTATTGTGGGTATCGCTAACATAAAGCTAAATTCGGCAGCCCGGGCGGCGCTAAGATTACTCCGTAAACCTGTCAGAATTGTTATACCACTACGTGACGTGCCAGGTATAAGTGCTATAGCCTGCGCAAAGCCAACCCGTAGTGCCACTGGCCACGTAACCGAACTTTCTAGCGGACTATCGTCTGATTCTGGGTTAGGCTTACCGTATATAATCATCAAAATACCTACTAGAACCAGCATTATAACAACGACCCACACCATATTATTGAGCGCTTTTATTTGATTACCAAACGACAGACCAATCGCAAAAGCCGGGATAGTTGCAGCCAGCAATTTACTCAGGAGGGCCCATTCTTTACCAACGAATGTTCGTATGATCAATTCTTTGATACGTTTGCGATAAAACAATATAAGCGCACTGAGCGTACCTATGTTTAGTAGTACGTCAAACGCAAAAGATTCGGGTGTACCAAGCAAGTAGTTAAATATCACAAGATGCCCCGAACTTGAGACCGGAATAAACTCTGTTAGTCCTTGAACTAACCCCAAAATAATTGCATCTAAATAGCTCATCTTGTTAGCACTTATGCTACCACACTACCCCATACATCCCAAGTCACACACCAACCCCATTACACATATATTTACGCCGACCGTCGTAAATATATGTGTAATTATAATATAGATTTAAATTTTTGTATGAGCTGGTTTTGGCCGTCTAGGTGCGTAACTTCTGCACTAATAATGTGTTTACTCGCAAATGGGTAGTTTGTGTGCACCATAGCTACAAATTCGCTAATATCGTATGGGTAGACGTATACGCTATTTTGAATTAATACCATCCCTAAAGATTCAATTTTATAGCGTAGCGTATCCCGCACTAATCTATATTGTTCAGGAATATCGAACATTAATAAATGCCATTTATTGTCCCAAGCTCCATTAATAGGGATTTTGTAATCTTCAAATAGCACCTTGGTATTTATACTTTGCCCTTTTGGTGTAAGCGTTATTGCATACCTATTGTCATCTATTTTTTGAACACTAAAATAACCGCTATTTTTTACTTGTTCACTAAATCGTTTGGGCTGTTTTTTGTTGAGCTTCTTAGCAACCAACGTAATAGCCTGTGTCGCATTAGGCGCTACAACAATAATACCCGCCGCTCCTGCAGCACCAGCTGTTTTAACAAAAGCGCGCATTGTTATATTGGTAATCTTTTTTATGTTCGTATATTTCTTATTCTTCATAATACATATATTATACACGACCGTCGTAAATATATGTGTTTTTGAGGGATGGGGGGAATGTCGTACAATATAAGTATGGATTTAGAAACGCTCATTGGGGATTATTTAGAATATATGGCTATAGAGCGTGGCCGTTCAAAAAAAACAATTGCCAACTATAGCCACTACCTAACGCGTTTGGTTGATTTTGCAGGTGACGTAACAATAGATGAAGTAACGCCTGATTTAATACGAAAATGGCGCCTGTGGCTAAATGACCTTGGCTCTGATAGGTCTGACGAGCTTGGTAAGGCGACACAAAATTATCACCTAATTGCCCTGCGCAACTTTTTAAAATACTGCCATAAACGTGATATTGCAGCGATGAGCGCCGACCAAATAGAGCTCGCTAAAGTAGCGCGCACAAAAGTTACCTTTTTAGACAAAGACGAGTTAGAACGGTTGCTAGAGCAACCCAACACACAAGAAATAGCTGGTTTGCGCGATAGAGCGATATTAGAATTACTGTATTCTAGCGGTTTGCGCGTTTCTGAACTAGTGAGTCTAGATACAGCGCACATAAACTTAAAGCGCCGTGAATTTACCGTACGTGGTAAAGGCCAAAAAGATCGCCCAGTGTTTATAAGCCAGCAAGCGGCTGATTGGGTGCAACTTTATATAGATACGCGTGAAGATGCATTACCTGCCCTGTTTATTAGCTATGGGGGCAAAGCAGCAACCAACACAACTGGTAACTACCGTCGGCTCACACCACGCAGTATTCAGCGTATGGTGGCGCGCTACGCCCTGCTAGCGGGCATTACCAAGCATGTGAGCCCGCACAGCTTGCGGCATAGCTTTGCTACCGACTTACTCATGAACGGTGCCGATATACGAAGCGTGCAAGCCATGCTTGGCCATAGTAACATTGCTACCACCCAAATTTATACCCACGTTACCGACCCACACCTAAGAGCTGTCCACGAAAAGTTCCATAATAAAGCCTAATTACGGCGCAGGACAAGCGCCACCACCTGATATGTTAAAGTTATTAGCGCCATCTACTTTGATGTCTTTACACAAACTATCAGCTAATGCTCCAAAATATGGTTGCCACGTGCTATTTGACCCTGGAGATGTTGAGATATAGCTAATTAGTCTTTTAGATTGGTCTTGCGCGATAGCATTTACGTCAATTTTTGTCTGTATGTTGTCTAGTTTGACAGGTACGGCACCGCTCAATGCTTGGTACTTCAGTGTAGCGGATTGATCACCTATAATCTGAAAATAATATAACCTAGAATTAGGCAACGAAGAAGCATTTGCGTAGCCATTCAGATCTGCTTTACATTCACCGTTGGCTGAGCAAGTCACGTTAAATGCAGCCGCATTACCTCTATTGTTAGTAGGTCCATCCTCTAAATTTATTGGCGTTGGAGCAATATTTTCACCCGCCTTAGAAGCTGGTATAAGGTAATAAACTTCTATTTTTGGTTGTGCTGTATTGGTTATATCTGCAGTTGATACACTAGCAACTTTCAGTATGGGTAATTTGCCTGGTTGCACAGGTTTCAAATTCGTACGACCAATGGCCCCATCATATGCACTCATACTGTCGGCAAATGCGTCCACCTTCCAAGAAATAAGGTCTTTACCTGTAAAATTTGTTGTGGTAAAACTCCACCCGTCATACGGCGACAGTGTCTTAACTGCTTCTTCAGGTTTGGCATCCCATGTCACGCAAGTGATGCGTACACCTTCAGAAAAAACTGGATATTTAAAGTTACCAACTTCTTCACACCCGTTTTTTACACTACCTGGGTTAGAAGCACCCAAACTACCGCTTTTCACTTTTTCCGATATGTATGTGTTAGCTGCATTTATACCAGACTCAGCTGCCAGTTGAGCTTGTGATGATAGTGTTTTATCTATTGTCGCCCGTTGATCGCGTCTCGACAGCGTTGCAAAACCAACCGATATAAGCGATATTATCATAATAAAGAACAAAGCAAACATTATTGCTGATGCCCCAGATTGATTAAAATTAATAGGCTTTTTATTCATTTGCATTTTTATATATCCCATTTATTGTATCCTCGGTTTCACACTACTATTATAATTTACTATTGTACAAAAATCACCGCCACGCAATGTAGGTAAGCATTCGGTATACGAATTATTTTTATACATATCATATGTGCCTACGTTAAAACGAGTAGTTATATCAAATACACCAAGATCTGCTGATGGTTGTGTAATGGTAAATTGACTGACAAATCCATTGCGCGGTAGTAAATTTGTACCACCATTTGCTTGGCCACGTTCGCAGGCTGCATCGCTTAGTTGCCTTTTAAACAATCCATTATTTATGGTATTACCATCTGGTAATGACCAATAATACATTACATTTCCAATACAAAAATATGTTACAGAATCTTCTGTTTTCATGTTGGTCACTGCATCTTTATTAACATATGCAACGGCATTAAATATATCTTGGTGAATACTACGCGACGC
The Candidatus Nomurabacteria bacterium DNA segment above includes these coding regions:
- a CDS encoding prepilin-type N-terminal cleavage/methylation domain-containing protein is translated as MPCSKKGFTIVELMIAMLVFGVASLLVTAAVIGMSRQYQKGSYTAQLNDASRSIHQDIFNAVAYVNKDAVTNMKTEDSVTYFCIGNVMYYWSLPDGNTINNGLFKRQLSDAACERGQANGGTNLLPRNGFVSQFTITQPSADLGVFDITTRFNVGTYDMYKNNSYTECLPTLRGGDFCTIVNYNSSVKPRIQ